In Falco naumanni isolate bFalNau1 chromosome 5, bFalNau1.pat, whole genome shotgun sequence, the following are encoded in one genomic region:
- the HSP90B1 gene encoding endoplasmin — protein sequence MKSVWGLALACTLLLAVSVRADEVDVDGTVEDDLGKSREGSRTDDEVVQREEEAIQLDGLNASQIKEIREKSEKFAFQAEVNRMMKLIINSLYKNKEIFLRELISNASDALDKIRLISLTDENALAGNEELTVKIKCDKEKNMLHVTDTGIGMTKEELVKNLGTIAKSGTSEFLNKMTEMQDDSQSTSELIGQFGVGFYSAFLVADRVIVTSKHNNDTQHIWESDSNEFSVIDDPRGNTLGRGTTITLVLKEEASDYLELDTVKNLVKKYSQFINFPIYVWSSKTETVEEPIEEEEAKEKEETDDDEAAVEEEEEEKKPKTKKVEKTVWDWELMNDIKPIWQRPSKEVEEDEYKAFYKTFSKEHDDPMAYIHFTAEGEVTFKSILFVPNSAPRGLFDEYGSKKSDFIKLYVRRVFITDDFHDMMPKYLNFVKGVVDSDDLPLNVSRETLQQHKLLKVIRKKLVRKTLDMIKKIADEKYNDTFWKEFGTNVKLGVIEDHSNRTRLAKLLRFQSSHHESNLTSLDQYVERMKEKQDKIYFMAGASRKEAESSPFVERLLKKGYEVIYLTEPVDEYCIQALPEFDGKRFQNVAKEGVKFEESEKSKESREALEKEFEPLLNWMKDKALKDKIEKAVLSQRLTQSPCALVASQYGWSGNMERIMKAQAYQTGKDISTNYYASQKKTFEINPRHPLIKDMLRRVKENEDDKTVSDLAVVLFETATLRSGYMLPDTKEYGDRIERMLRLSLNIDLDAKVEEEPEEPEDAAEDTEQDEEEVDADAEDSETQKDSTDVKDEL from the exons ATGAAGTCGGTGTGGGGGCTCGCTCTGGCGTGCACGCTGCTCCTGGCTG TGTCGGTTAGAGCCGATGAGGTCGACGTGGATGGGACTGTGGAAGATGACTTGggcaaaagcagagaagggTCTCGAACAGACGATGAAGTTGTGCAGAG agaggaagaagcaatcCAACTAGATGGCCTAAATGCATCCCAGAtcaaagaaatcagagaaaaatctgagaaatttgcttttcaagCAGAAGTGAATAGAATGATGAAACTTATTATCAATTctctatataaaaataaagag attttcctgAGGGAACTTATTTCAAATGCTTCGGATGCTTTAGATAAAATACGGTTAATATCATTAACTGATGAAAATGCTCTTGCTGGCAACGAGGAACTTACGGTCAAAATCAAG tgtgaTAAAGAGAAGAACATGCTTCATGTTACAGATACGGGTATTGGCATGACAAAAGAGGAGTTAGTTAAAAACCTGGGTACCATTGCAAAGTCTGGTACAAGTGAATTCTTAAACAAGATGACTGAAATGCAGGATGATAGCCAGTCAACATCTGAGTTAATCGGCCAGTTTGGTGTTGGCTTTTACTCTGCTTTCTTAGTAGCAGACAGGGTTATTGTCACATCAAAACACAACAATGATACTCAACATATTtgggagtcagattcaaatgAATTCTCTGTGATTGATGACCCAAGAGGAAACACCCTAGGACGTGGCACAACTATAAC ccTTGTTTTGAAGGAGGAAGCATCAGATTACCTTGAGCTGGATACTGTTAAAAATCTAGTAAAGAAATACTCACAGTTCATAAACTTCCCCATATATGTGTGGAGCAGCAAG ACAGAGACTGTTGAAGAACCCAttgaagaggaggaagcaaaggagaaagaagaaactgatgACGATGAAGCTGCTGttgaagaagaggaggaagaaaagaaaccaaaaactAAGAAG GTTGAAAAGACCGTCTGGGATTGGGAGCTCATGAATGACATAAAACCTATCTGGCAGAGACCATCTAAAGAAGTTGAAGAAGACGAATACAAAGCTTTTTATAAAACCTTTTCCAAG GAACACGATGACCCAATGGCTTACATCCACTTTACTGCTGAAGGGGAAGTAACTTTCAAATCTATCTTGTTTGTTCCAAATTCTGCTCCACGTGGCTTGTTTGATGAATATGGATCCAAAAAAAGCGATTTCATTAAG CTCTATGTTCGAAGAGTGTTCATCACTGATGATTTCCATGACATGATGCCCAAATATCTTAACTTCGTTAAGGGTGTT GTGGATTCTGATGATCTTCCTTTGAATGTATCTCGTGAAACACTTCAGCAGCATAAACTGCTAAAG gTGATCAGAAAGAAACTTGTTCGCAAAACTCTTGATATGATCAAGAAAAttgcagatgaaaaatacaaTGACACATTCTGGAAAGAGTTTGGTACTAATGTAAAGCTTGGAGTTATTGAGGATCACTCAAATCGTACACGACTGGCTAAACTTCTTCGATTCCAGTCTTCTCATCATGAAAGTAACCTCACAAGCCTTGACCAGTAtgtggaaagaatgaaagagaagCAAGACAAAATTTACTTCATGGCAGGTGCTAGCAGAAAGGAG GCTGAGTCATCACCATTTGTTGAACGCCTTCTGAAAAAGGGCTATGAAGTGATCTATCTGACTGAACCTGTGGATGAATACTGTATTCAGGCTCTGCCAGAGTTTGATGGCAAGAGGTTCCAGAACGTAGCAAAAGAAGGAGTTAAGTTTGAAGAAAGTGAGAAGTCTAAGGAGAGTCGCGAGGCCTTGGAAAAGGAATTTGAACCACTCTTAAACTGGATGAAAGACAAAGCTCTAAAAGACAAG ATAGAAAAAGCTGTGCTATCTCAACGTTTAACCCAATCTCCATGTGCTCTTGTGGCTAGTCAGTATGGATGGTCTGGTAACATGGAAAGAATCATGAAAGCTCAGGCTTACCAAACTGGGAAGGATATATCTACAAA ttactaTGCTAGCCAAAAGAAGACATTTGAAATTAATCCCAGACATCCACTGATCAAGGACATGCTGAGGCGAGTCAAG GAAAATGAGGATGACAAAACAGTTTCAGATCTTGCAGTGGTGTTGTTTGAAACTGCTACTTTGAGATCAGGATATATGTTACCAGACACTAAAGAATATGGAGACAGAATAGAAAGGATGCTTCGTTTAAGTTTAAACATTGACCTGGATGCAAAG GTGGAGGAGGAACCTGAAGAGCCTGAAGATGCAGCTGAGGACACAGAGCAAGATGAAGAGGAGGTGGATGCTGATGCTGAAGATAGTGAAACACAGAAG GATTCCACAGATGTGAAAGATGAACTGTAA
- the C5H12orf73 gene encoding protein BRAWNIN encodes MPAGVPWPTYLKTLAASLLAMFAGAEVVHRYYRPDLSIPEIPPKPGELKTELLGLKARSSKVQTSEQ; translated from the exons ATGCCTGCCGGCGTGCCTTGGCCCACCTACCTGAAGACGCTGGCGGCCAGCTTGCTGGCCATGTTCGCCGGTGCCGAGGTCGTGCACAGGTACTACCGGCCCGACCTG AGTATACCTGAAATACCTCCTAAGCCTGGAGAACTGAAAACAGAACTATTGGGTCTAAAAGCAAGATCAAGCAAAGTTCAGACTTCAGAACAGTGA